The following proteins are encoded in a genomic region of Micropterus dolomieu isolate WLL.071019.BEF.003 ecotype Adirondacks linkage group LG04, ASM2129224v1, whole genome shotgun sequence:
- the LOC123969864 gene encoding multidrug and toxin extrusion protein 1-like, with product MDGSGKIAIKYTEGVKEDLKPGDAPSVRGSGEGCDSCLKSMGDFIPPDYRNELVQLFKLAGPVIISQLMVFMISFVSTVFCGHLGKTELAGVSLSIAVVNVTGISIGTGLSLTCDTLISQTYGSGNLKRVGVILQRGILILLLACFPCWAILINTEPILLAVKQSPEVASLSQLYVKIFMPALPAAFMYQLQGRYLQNQGIIWPQVITGVIGNVFNAIINYVFLYRLDLGVAGSAAANAISQYLLAVFLYVYICCRGLHKATWGGWSLDCLQEWGPFVQLAIPSMLMLCLEWWMFEVGGFLAGLISEAELGAQSIIYELSVVAYMSPLGFAAAASVRVGNALGAGNIEQAKLSSKVPIICAFIIAGFVGAILSIARNVVGYIFTSEQDILQRVADVMIIFSFMHLADAVAGVTGGVLRGAGKQLIGALCNLVGYYFIGFPIGVSLMFAAKMGIIGLWTGLTICVLMQSIFFVTFMYKLDWKKAAEEALVRAGVQIKEEKEVVAVENIDSNHNRAQVNITASSCEAAEEDYTCQEMQIPGQNISTTTTVGDVLSITQLVLRRGLSLLLMIGILVAGVVASNVLVRLLK from the exons ATGGACGGTTCAGGTAAAATAGCAATTAAATATACTGAGGGAGTGAAGGAAGATTTAAAACCAGGTGATGCTCCCTCTGTTCGGGGCTCCGGTGAAGGCTGTGACTCTTGCCTGAAGAGCATGGGGGACTTCATCCCACCGGACTACCGGAATGAGCTCGTACAACTTTTCAAACTAGCGGGACCCGTG ATCATTTCCCAGTTGATGGTCTTCATGATCAGTTTTGTCAGCACTGTGTTCTGTGGTCACCTGGGAAAAACTGAACTTGCAGGAGTATCATTATCAATTGCG GTGGTTAATGTCACTGGTATTTCCATTGGCACTGGTTTGTCGTTAACATGTGATACCCTCATATCTCAG ACGTATGGGAGCGGTAACTTGAAGCGTGTGGGTGTGATTCTCCAGAGGGGGATTCTGATTCTGCTGCTGGCCTGTTTCCCCTGCTGGGCCATCCTCATCAACACTGAACCCATCCTACTTGCTGTCAAACAGAGCCCAGAGGTTGCCAG TCTCTCCCAGCTGTATGTGAAGATCTTCATGCCTGCTCTGCCA gCTGCTTTCATGTACCAGCTTCAAGGGAGGTATCTTCAAAATCAG GGAATTATATGGCCTCAGGTTATAACTGGAGTGATTGGAAATGTCTTCAACGCAATAATCAACTACGTCTTCCTCTACCGTCTGGATTTGGGCGTTGC TGGATCTGCGGCAGCCAATGCTATCTCACAGTATTTGCTGGCTGTGTTCTTATACGTTTACATCTGCTGTAGAGGTCTGCATAAGGCCACATGGGGAG GTTGGTCACTGGACTGTCTGCAAGAGTGGGGTCCGTTCGTCCAGCTGGCCATCCCAAGTATGCTTATGCTTTGTCTGGAGTGGTGGATGTTTGAGGTGGGAGGATTCCTGGCGGGACTGATTAGTGAGGCTGAGCTGGGAGCTCAGTCCATAATATATGAGCTGTCAGTTGTAGCTTACATG TCACCACTTGggtttgctgctgctgccagtgtGCGGGTTGGAAATGCTCTTGGTGCAGGAAACATAGAGCAGGCCAAGCTATCCTCCAAAGTCCCTATCATTTGTGCAT TCAtaattgcaggttttgttggaGCCATTCTCAGCATTGCCAGAAATGTTGTTGGATACATTTTCACATCAGAGCA AGACATTTTGCAGAGGGTTGCTGATGTCATGATCATATTTTCTTTCATGCATCTTGCTGATGCCGTTGCG GGTGTGACTGGAGGTGTTCTCAGAGGAGCAGGAAAACAGTTGATTGGTGCTCTGTGTAATCTCGTGGGATACTACTTCATTGGCTTTCCTATTGGTGTGTCCCTGATGTTTGCAGCAAAAATGGGCATTATAG GACTATGGACAGGACTTACCATTTGTGTGTTAATGCAATCCATTTTCTTCGTCACATTTATGTACAAACTCGATTGGAAGAAGGCTGCTGAAGAG GCTCTTGTGAGAGCAGGAGTCCAgatcaaagaagaaaaagaggtgGTTGCTGTGGAAAATATAG ACTCGAATCATAACCGGGCTCAGGTCAATATTACTGCATCGAGTTGTGAGGCTGCTGAGGAGGATTACACGTGCCAGGAAATGCAAATTCCAGGCCAGAATATATCCACTACCACCACGGTAGGAGACGTCCTGTCAATAACACAGCTGGTTTTACGACGTGGCCTCTCATTGCTGCTCATGATCGGCATCCTCGTCGCTGGAGTCGTGGCCAGCAACGTCCTCGTTAGGCTGCTGAAATGA